The Molothrus ater isolate BHLD 08-10-18 breed brown headed cowbird chromosome 1, BPBGC_Mater_1.1, whole genome shotgun sequence genome includes a window with the following:
- the LOC118701657 gene encoding lanosterol 14-alpha demethylase, giving the protein MAAGAEKMLNLMEVGGSLLERVAVGNPLSLVLAASAFALSLGYLFQLGYRRHLSSDQKNYPPYISSGIPFLGHAIAFGKSPIEFLENAYDKYGPVFSFTMVGKTFTYLLGSDAAALLFNSKNEDLNAEDVYSRLTTPVFGRGVAYDVPNAIFLEQKKMLKTGLNIAQFRQHVSVIEEETKEYFKAWGECGEKNLFEALSELIILTASHCLHGKEIRGLLDEKVAQLYADLDGGFTHAAWLLPGWLPLPSFRRRDRAHREIKNIFYKVIQKRRKSEKKEDDMLQTLLDASYKDGRALTDDEIAGMLIGLLLAGQHTSSTTSAWLGFFLARDRALQEQCYAEQKAVCGEDLPPLTYDQLKDLSLLDRCLKETLRLRPPIMTMMRMARTPQTIAGYNIPPGHQVCVSPTVNHRLRDSWNDALDFKPDRYLQDNPAAGEKFTYIPFGAGRHRCIGENFAYVQIKTIWSTLLRLYEFDLINDYFPTINYTTMIHTPNNPVIRYKRRSL; this is encoded by the exons ATGGCGGCGGGCGCCGAGAAGATGCTGAACCTCATGGAGGTCGGCGGGTCCCTGCTGGAGCGGGTGGCCGTCGGCAACCCCCTCTCCCTGGTGCTGGCCGCCTCCGCCTTCGCGCTCAGCCTCGGCTACCTGTTCCAGCTCGGCTACCGGCGACACCTCAGCTCCGACCAGAAG AACTACCCACCTTATATTTCATCAGGCATCCCTTTCCTTGGTCATGCAATTGCATTCGGAAAGAGTCCCATTGAATTTTTGGAAAACGCTTATGACAAG TATGGACCCGTGTTCAGTTTCACTATGGTTGGCAAGACATTCACATACCTGCTgggcagtgatgctgctgcGCTGCTCTTCAACAGCAAGAACGAGGATCTGAACGCGGAGGATGTGTACTCGCGGCTCACCACACCCGTCTTCGGCAGGGGCGTCGCCTACGACGTCCCCAACGCG ATATTTTTGGAACAGAAGAAGATGCTCAAAACTGGGCTAAACATTGCCCAGTTTAGACAGCATGTATCTGTGAttgaagaagaaacaaaggagTACTTCAAAGCATGGGGAGAATGTGGAGAGAAAA ACCTGTTTGAAGCCCTTTCAGAACTGATCATTCTGACAGCAAGTCATTGCTTACACGGGAAGGAGATCCGAGGCTTGCTGGACGAGAAGGTGGCTCAGCTGTACGCCGACCTGGACGGGGGTTTCACTCACgctgcctggctcctgccaggctggctgccTCTGCCGAGCTTCAG ACGACGAGATCgagcacacagagaaataaagaatattttctacAAGGTTATCCAGAAACGTCGAAAGTCTGAGAAAAAGGAGGATGACATGCTCCAAACTCTACTTGATGCTTCATACAA GGACGGGCGCGCGCTGACGGACGATGAAATCGCGGGGATGCTGattgggctgctgctggcagggcagcacacCTCCTCCACCACCAGCGCCTGGCTCGGCTTCTTCCTCgccagggacagagccctgcaggagcagtgctaTGCAGAACAGAAAGCAGTGTGTGGAGAGGACTTGCCACCCTTAACTTATGATCAG CTCAAGGATCTCAGTTTGTTGGATCGCTGTCTAAAAGAAACTTTAAGGCTTAGACCTCCTATAATGACCATGATGAGAATGGCCAGAACTCCTCAG ACTATTGCTGGATACAATATTCCCCCCGGCCATCAAGTGTGTGTATCTCCCACCGTTAATCACAGACTCAGAGACTCCTGGAATGATGCTCTGGACTTCAAGCCTGACAGATACCTCCAAGATaacccagcagctggagagaagTTTACATACATTCCATTTGGTGCTG GCCGTCATCGCTGCATTGGAGAAAACTTCGCTTATGTTCAAATTAAGACTATTTGGTCTACTTTGCTTCGTTTGTATGAATTTGATCTCATCAATGACTATTTTCCAACTATAAATTATACAACAATGATACACACACCTAACAACCCTGTTATCAGATACAAGAGGCGGTCACTGTAA